The following coding sequences lie in one Lolium perenne isolate Kyuss_39 chromosome 2, Kyuss_2.0, whole genome shotgun sequence genomic window:
- the LOC127334763 gene encoding putative pentatricopeptide repeat-containing protein At5g37570, whose product MRLAASRPSPPVATLLGRCRTPRCLAQLHARIVRLGLHNQHALLARFAAACDALACPSVADSLLSALPPHAVPLSLRNTLLSSLSRHSPLHAALAQFGLIRRNASPDAFSFPSLLRACARVPCLHTGSALHAAAIRLGVDTDLFVRTALIQFYGRCSAAGAARALFDSMIVASEVSWTSIIMVYVDCGDILSARECFDRIPHRNVVHWNAMVHGYVKCGDLDSARRLFEEMPQRTAAAHTSLIGGYAKAGNMQGAKLLFDKLQDRDVFAWSAMISGYAQNGYPREALRIFNQFRKKDICPDELVIVALMTACSQLGNIMLAKWIEGYVMRYSIDMSNAHVLAGLVNMNAKCGNMERATVLFESMPVRDVFSYCSMMQGHCLHGSANKAVELFSRMLLEGLSPDNAVFTVVLTACNHAGLVEEGKKYFGMMKNEYLIVPCGDHYACLVSLLGRFGMLRDAYEIIKSMPGKPHPGSWGALLGGCILHGDVELGKIAAQKLFEVEPDNAGNYVSLSNIYANIDRWVDVSQVRAEMTGKGITKIAGRTLVLQ is encoded by the coding sequence ATGAGACTCGCCGCCAGCCGCCCATCCCCGCCGGTCGCCACCCTCCTCGGCCGCTGCCGCACACCGCGCTGCCTCGCCCAGCTCCACGCCCGCATCGTCCGCCTCGGCCTCCACAACCAGCACGCCCTGCTCGCGCGCTTCGCCGCCGCCTGCGACGccctcgcctgcccctccgtcgccgaCTCCCTCCTCTCCGCTCTCCCTCCCCACGCCGTCCCGCTCAGCCTCCGCAACACCCTGCTCTCCTCGCTCTCCCGCCACTCCCCGCTCCACGCCGCTCTCGCGCAGTTCGGTCTGATCCGCCGCAACGCCTCCCCCGACGCCTTCTCTTTCCCTTCCCTCCTCCGCGCGTGCGCCCGCGTGCCATGCCTACACACCGGCTCCGCACTGCACGCCGCGGCCATACGCCTCGGCGTCGACACCGACCTCTTCGTCCGCACGGCGCTCATCCAGTTCTACGGGAGGTGCAGCGCCGCCGGAGCAGCCCGGGCGCTGTTCGACTCAATGATCGTCGCCAGCGAGGTTTCCTGGACCTCcatcatcatggtctacgtcgactgCGGTGACATCTTATCCGCCCGCGAGTGTTTCGATCGGATACCGCACAGGAACGTGGTCCATTGGAACGCCATGGTACACGGGTATGTCAAGTGCGGGGACCTGGACAGTGCAAGGAGGCTGTTCGAAGAAATGCCCCAAAGAACTGCTGCGGCACACACATCGCTGATTGGAGGGTACGCAAAGGCAGGGAATATGCAAGGTGCCAAGCTGCTGTTCGATAAGTTGCAGGACCGGGATGTGTTCGCGTGGTCAGCGATGATATCAGGCTATGCGCAGAATGGTTACCCTCGAGAGGCTTTAAGGATTTTCAACCAGTTCCGCAAGAAAGACATATGCCCAGATGAGCTTGTTATCGTTGCTCTCATGACAGCATGCTCCCAGCTGGGTAACATCATGCTAGCCAAATGGATTGAGGGTTACGTCATGCGCTATTCTATAGATATGAGCAATGCCCATGTGTTGGCTGGTCTCGTGAACATGAACGCAAAGTGCGGGAACATGGAGAGGGCTACTGTTTTGTTTGAGTCTATGCCGGTTCGAGATGTGTTCTCGTACTGTTCAATGATGCAAGGTCATTGCCTCCATGGTTCAGCTAACAAGGCTGTGGAGCTTTTCTCTAGGATGCTCTTGGAGGGCCTCTCTCCAGATAATGCGGTGTTTACAGTTGTTCTGACAGCTTGCAATCATGCTGGCCTGGTTGAAGAAGGGAAGAAGTACTTTGGCATGATGAAGAATGAGTACTTGATTGTGCCATGCGGCGATCACTATGCTTGCCTTGTAAGTCTTCTTGGACGTTTTGGGATGCTGAGAGATGCATATGAGATTATCAAGTCGATGCCTGGAAAACCTCATCCGGGATCATGGGGTGCATTGTTGGGTGGATGCATACTCCATGGCGATGTTGAACTTGGGAAAATTGCAGCGCAGAAGCTCTTTGAAGTTGAACCCGATAATGCTGGGAATTATGTCTCCCTGTCAAATATTTATGCTAACATTGACAGATGGGTGGATGTTTCTCAAGTTAGAGCTGAAATGACTGGAAAAGGGATCACGAAAATAGCAGGTCGAACCCTTGTTCTCCAGTGA